From the genome of Arthrobacter alpinus, one region includes:
- the folP gene encoding dihydropteroate synthase: protein MNSPFYTPPLRHPVRQFGARTLDFSHQVALMAIVNRTPDSFYDRGATFALDAAVAASLAAVDDGADWVDIGGVPFAPGPALGAAEEADRVIPVIEAVSAASNVIISVDTFLPEVALRSIAAGAHVINDTTGLANPEIASVVAQSGAHLIITHSLAKPRTVFPQPRYSDVVAEVAAFLNDKVELAMSLGVPPEKIIVDPGHDLNKNTLHTLEITRRFNEIAALGFPSLAAVSNKDFIGETLNQDKAARLEGSLAAGVICILGGARILRMHNVASASSAIHMTEAVLGWREPAYLKHNMGDVNDAARS from the coding sequence ATGAACTCGCCGTTTTATACCCCGCCGCTGCGCCACCCTGTGCGCCAGTTCGGCGCCAGGACCTTGGATTTCAGCCACCAGGTGGCCCTGATGGCCATCGTCAACCGGACACCTGATTCCTTTTACGACCGCGGGGCCACCTTTGCCCTGGACGCCGCGGTGGCCGCTTCCCTGGCTGCCGTGGACGACGGCGCCGACTGGGTTGACATTGGCGGGGTACCTTTTGCCCCGGGGCCGGCCCTGGGCGCCGCGGAGGAAGCCGACCGCGTGATCCCGGTGATCGAGGCTGTGTCGGCGGCCAGCAACGTCATCATCTCGGTGGACACCTTCTTGCCGGAGGTGGCACTGCGGAGCATCGCCGCCGGCGCGCACGTCATCAACGACACCACCGGTCTGGCCAACCCCGAGATCGCGTCCGTGGTGGCCCAGTCGGGCGCCCACCTGATCATCACGCATTCACTGGCCAAACCGCGCACCGTGTTCCCACAACCCCGCTACAGCGACGTTGTGGCGGAGGTGGCGGCGTTCCTGAACGACAAGGTGGAGCTGGCCATGTCCTTGGGCGTCCCCCCGGAGAAGATCATCGTCGATCCAGGACACGACCTGAACAAAAACACCTTACACACCCTGGAGATCACGCGCCGTTTCAACGAGATCGCCGCACTGGGGTTCCCGTCGCTGGCTGCCGTGTCCAACAAGGACTTCATTGGCGAGACGCTCAACCAGGACAAGGCAGCCAGGTTGGAAGGCTCGCTCGCCGCCGGAGTGATCTGCATTTTAGGTGGCGCCCGGATTCTGCGCATGCACAACGTGGCCTCCGCCAGCTCCGCCATCCACATGACCGAGGCGGTGCTGGGGTGGCGCGAACCTGCCTATCTCAAGCACAACATGGGCGACGTGAACGACGCTGCCCGCAGCTAG
- a CDS encoding pyrimidine reductase family protein, whose translation MIERIFPATPDASGPASDQDLLRWYGSGLPEDPAAPWVSFNFVASIDGAATLNGRSGGLGNAQDQRVFQLLRRHADVIVVGAATIRAEGYGGALLSEEAQRWRTSRGLAGHPPLAIVSGTLNLNPAHEVFARAPVRPLIFTVASAPAERREALSGVADVVLVGGESLDVGLLVGELASRGLFRIHSEGGPTLLGTFQAADRVDELCLTISPLLAGGSGPRISTVAGPGTAGSGTGQAAHTMALAQILKADSMLFLRYLRPGSQIPEAAR comes from the coding sequence ATGATTGAGCGAATCTTCCCGGCAACCCCGGATGCCTCCGGCCCGGCCAGCGATCAAGACCTGCTGCGGTGGTATGGTTCCGGCCTGCCCGAAGATCCCGCCGCGCCGTGGGTCAGCTTCAACTTTGTCGCCAGCATCGATGGGGCTGCGACCTTAAATGGCCGCTCCGGAGGACTCGGCAACGCCCAGGACCAACGCGTATTCCAGTTGCTGCGCCGACACGCCGACGTGATCGTGGTGGGTGCTGCAACCATCCGGGCCGAAGGCTATGGCGGGGCGCTGCTCAGCGAGGAGGCACAGCGGTGGCGCACCAGCCGGGGCCTGGCCGGGCACCCGCCGCTGGCCATCGTCTCGGGCACCCTGAACCTGAATCCGGCCCATGAGGTATTCGCCCGGGCACCCGTGCGCCCCCTGATCTTCACGGTTGCCAGCGCCCCGGCGGAGCGAAGGGAGGCGCTGTCCGGGGTGGCCGACGTCGTACTGGTGGGCGGTGAATCCCTGGACGTTGGGTTGCTGGTCGGCGAACTGGCATCCCGCGGCCTGTTCCGGATCCATTCCGAAGGCGGGCCGACCCTGCTGGGCACCTTCCAGGCCGCCGACCGCGTCGACGAGCTGTGCCTGACCATCTCGCCACTGCTAGCCGGCGGCTCCGGACCGCGCATCTCGACGGTAGCCGGGCCGGGCACAGCCGGGTCGGGAACCGGCCAGGCCGCCCACACCATGGCGCTGGCCCAGATCCTCAAGGCAGACTCGATGCTGTTCCTGCGCTACCTGCGCCCGGGCAGCCAAATACCCGAAGCAGCACGATAA
- a CDS encoding NAD(P)/FAD-dependent oxidoreductase has product MSQTPNTTSPTTGMVIIGGGLTAATAAETLRKEGYDGAITIVAQEPQIPYQRPPLSKGFLAGKEGEDALYPLPASWYPENNVSVLTATAATSLDPSAHTVTLADGTVLTYAKALIATGADPRQIPFPGVDLAGVYTFRTKADSVAMKELLTGGGKNVVMIGSGWIGMEIAATATELGNQVALMGLEEVPLSVAIGAQLGTVFTDRHKEAGVRFELPASAAEIQGTDGRVTSVLTTTGVTLPADIVIVAVGVVPNIALAKDAGLTINNGIQVDASLATSAPDVFAAGDVANAMHPVTGAYARSEHWANAIASGKVAAKSMLGQEAVLDDIPYFYTDQFDLGMEYSGFGALTKDAQVVVRGSLEKREFIAFWVLEGRVVAGMNVNIWDVQEAIKALISSGRTIDTAKLADPQTPLEAI; this is encoded by the coding sequence ATGAGCCAGACACCGAACACAACGTCCCCGACCACCGGCATGGTGATCATCGGCGGCGGCCTCACAGCAGCCACTGCCGCGGAAACCCTGCGCAAGGAAGGCTACGACGGTGCCATCACCATCGTCGCGCAAGAACCTCAAATCCCGTACCAACGTCCCCCGCTGTCCAAGGGATTTTTGGCCGGCAAGGAGGGCGAGGATGCCTTGTATCCTCTGCCTGCCAGCTGGTACCCCGAGAACAACGTGAGCGTCCTGACCGCCACGGCCGCCACAAGCCTTGACCCGAGCGCACACACCGTGACGCTGGCAGATGGCACTGTACTGACGTATGCCAAGGCACTTATAGCAACAGGTGCCGATCCGCGCCAGATCCCTTTTCCCGGCGTCGACCTTGCCGGCGTTTACACCTTCCGGACCAAGGCCGACAGCGTCGCCATGAAAGAGCTCCTAACCGGCGGCGGCAAGAACGTGGTCATGATCGGATCGGGCTGGATCGGGATGGAAATTGCGGCCACGGCCACCGAGCTGGGCAACCAGGTGGCGCTCATGGGCTTGGAGGAGGTGCCGCTGTCCGTGGCGATCGGCGCGCAGCTGGGCACCGTGTTCACGGACCGGCACAAGGAGGCTGGCGTGCGTTTTGAGCTGCCTGCCAGCGCCGCCGAGATTCAGGGCACGGATGGGCGGGTCACCTCCGTGCTGACCACCACCGGCGTCACCTTGCCAGCCGACATTGTGATTGTGGCCGTGGGCGTGGTGCCGAACATTGCGCTGGCGAAGGACGCCGGCCTCACCATCAACAACGGGATCCAGGTGGACGCGTCGCTGGCAACCTCGGCGCCGGACGTGTTTGCGGCCGGCGACGTGGCCAATGCCATGCATCCTGTGACCGGCGCCTACGCCCGCTCGGAACACTGGGCCAATGCAATAGCCAGCGGCAAGGTGGCCGCCAAATCGATGCTGGGCCAGGAGGCTGTGCTGGATGACATCCCGTACTTCTACACCGACCAGTTCGACCTCGGCATGGAATATTCCGGCTTTGGTGCGTTGACCAAGGACGCCCAAGTGGTGGTGCGTGGCAGCCTGGAAAAGCGCGAATTCATTGCGTTCTGGGTGTTGGAGGGACGGGTGGTGGCGGGCATGAACGTGAACATTTGGGACGTGCAGGAGGCCATCAAGGCACTCATCTCCTCCGGCCGCACCATCGACACGGCCAAGCTGGCTGACCCGCAAACCCCGCTCGAGGCTATTTGA